In Dromiciops gliroides isolate mDroGli1 chromosome 4, mDroGli1.pri, whole genome shotgun sequence, one DNA window encodes the following:
- the NPHS2 gene encoding podocin isoform X1, with amino-acid sequence MAIQGLKDIFVQPGALLDLPLHCISLIAEPSLRMEKRSRSSSRESHKQNRNSPLKSKKAKSEKGDRVSSRQNAGQGKQDSKRKKAKEDKEDAAALEADNKIQTSTIVDVDDVMGSLQDETEVMALLESEQPEEGTKSSHLGICEWLLIILSLLLIIATFPLSIWFCIKVVREYERVIIFRLGHLLPGRARGPGLFFFLPCLDTYHKVDLRLQTLEIPFHEVVTKDMLIMEIDAVCYYRMENASLLLSNIAQVSRAVQLLVQITMKRLLAHHCFTEILLERKSIAQDIKVALDAITCRWGIKVERTEIKDVRLPAGLQQSLAVEAEAQRQAKVRMIAAEGEKAASESLRMAAEILSGTPAAVQLRYLQTLQSLSTEKPSTVILPLPFDLTNFLPPAGNRIQGSLPLLNPPRQTETRDPLKKDSPML; translated from the exons ATGGCCATTCAAGGTCTAAAA GATATATTTGTGCAACCTGGAGCCCTCTTGGACCTACCACTCCATTGCATATCTCTGATTGCAGAACCTAGCCTAAGGATGGAGAAGAGGTCTCGAAGCTCCTCCAGGGAGTCCCATAAGCAAAACAGAAATTCTCCACTTAAGAGCAAAAAAGCAAAGTCAGAGAAAGGTGATAGAGTCAGTAGCAGGCAAAATGCTGGACAGGGGAAGcaggattctaagaggaagaaagcaaaagaagacAAGGAGGATGCAGCCGCCCTAGAAGCAGATAACAAAATCCAAACTTCCACCATCGTGGATGTAGATGATGTCATGGGCTCCTTGCAAGATGAAACTGAAGTGATGGCACTGTTGGAAAGCGAGCAACCAGAAGAAG gtACAAAATCATCTCATCTAGGAATCTGTGAGTGGCTTCTCATCATCTTATCCCTGCTGCTCATCATTGCAACTTTCCCCCTTTCTATTTGGTTCTGCATAAAG GTAGTGCGGGAATATGAGAGAGTCATTATATTCCGTCTGGGACATCTTCTTCCAGGAAGAGCCAGAGGCCCTG ggcttttcttctttctgcccTGCCTGGATACCTACCACAAGGTGGATCTTCGCCTCCAAACCCTAGAGATTCCTTTCCATGAG GTGGTGACAAAAGATATGCTCATCATGGAGATAGATGCCGTCTGCTACTACAGGATGGAAAACGCTTCTCTGCTCCTAAGCAACATTGCCCAAGTGTCCAGAGCTGTCCAGCTGCTGGTACAAATCACCATGAAGCGCCTCCTGGCCCATCACTGCTTCACTGAGATACTGCTAGAGAGGAAGAGCATTGCTCAAGACATCAAG GTGGCTTTGGATGCAATCACATGTCGCTGGGGAATCAAAGTGGAGAGAACAGAAAT taaAGATGTGCGACTGCCCGCAGGCCTCCAGCAGTCACTGGCTGTTGAAGCCGAGGCTCAAAGACAGGCCAAAGTGAGG ATGATTGCTGCTGAAGGGGAGAAGGCTGCCTCCGAATCCCTGAGGATGGCAGCCGAGATACTTTCGGGCACCCCAGCCGCCGTCCAACTTCGCTATCTGCAAACTCTTCAGTCTTTGTCCACGGAGAAGCCATCCACTGTCATCTTACCTTTGCCTTTTGATCTCACGAACTTTTTGCCTCCCGCTGGTAACAGGATACAAGGGAGTCTCCCCTTACTAAACCCTCCCAGGCAGACTGAAACGCGGGATCCCTTGAAAAAAGATTCTCCCATGTTATAA
- the NPHS2 gene encoding podocin isoform X2 has translation MEKRSRSSSRESHKQNRNSPLKSKKAKSEKGDRVSSRQNAGQGKQDSKRKKAKEDKEDAAALEADNKIQTSTIVDVDDVMGSLQDETEVMALLESEQPEEGTKSSHLGICEWLLIILSLLLIIATFPLSIWFCIKVVREYERVIIFRLGHLLPGRARGPGLFFFLPCLDTYHKVDLRLQTLEIPFHEVALDAITCRWGIKVERTEIKDVRLPAGLQQSLAVEAEAQRQAKVRMIAAEGEKAASESLRMAAEILSGTPAAVQLRYLQTLQSLSTEKPSTVILPLPFDLTNFLPPAGNRIQGSLPLLNPPRQTETRDPLKKDSPML, from the exons ATGGAGAAGAGGTCTCGAAGCTCCTCCAGGGAGTCCCATAAGCAAAACAGAAATTCTCCACTTAAGAGCAAAAAAGCAAAGTCAGAGAAAGGTGATAGAGTCAGTAGCAGGCAAAATGCTGGACAGGGGAAGcaggattctaagaggaagaaagcaaaagaagacAAGGAGGATGCAGCCGCCCTAGAAGCAGATAACAAAATCCAAACTTCCACCATCGTGGATGTAGATGATGTCATGGGCTCCTTGCAAGATGAAACTGAAGTGATGGCACTGTTGGAAAGCGAGCAACCAGAAGAAG gtACAAAATCATCTCATCTAGGAATCTGTGAGTGGCTTCTCATCATCTTATCCCTGCTGCTCATCATTGCAACTTTCCCCCTTTCTATTTGGTTCTGCATAAAG GTAGTGCGGGAATATGAGAGAGTCATTATATTCCGTCTGGGACATCTTCTTCCAGGAAGAGCCAGAGGCCCTG ggcttttcttctttctgcccTGCCTGGATACCTACCACAAGGTGGATCTTCGCCTCCAAACCCTAGAGATTCCTTTCCATGAG GTGGCTTTGGATGCAATCACATGTCGCTGGGGAATCAAAGTGGAGAGAACAGAAAT taaAGATGTGCGACTGCCCGCAGGCCTCCAGCAGTCACTGGCTGTTGAAGCCGAGGCTCAAAGACAGGCCAAAGTGAGG ATGATTGCTGCTGAAGGGGAGAAGGCTGCCTCCGAATCCCTGAGGATGGCAGCCGAGATACTTTCGGGCACCCCAGCCGCCGTCCAACTTCGCTATCTGCAAACTCTTCAGTCTTTGTCCACGGAGAAGCCATCCACTGTCATCTTACCTTTGCCTTTTGATCTCACGAACTTTTTGCCTCCCGCTGGTAACAGGATACAAGGGAGTCTCCCCTTACTAAACCCTCCCAGGCAGACTGAAACGCGGGATCCCTTGAAAAAAGATTCTCCCATGTTATAA